The Phalacrocorax carbo chromosome 21, bPhaCar2.1, whole genome shotgun sequence genome has a window encoding:
- the NLRX1 gene encoding NLR family member X1 isoform X2, whose amino-acid sequence MGCPLSLRQRMSRAMQCQSCLPLGSWMQLRRSLPGSRGTRSVYLCAASVPGTSGSYFLRKSLHISGISLPRGCVSYQGGSQERSVQPSSSRHGLSHLRNVASSDAIKKHQKSLSAWFSHQPNEERQFGPSFSLDAVHVDPVIRESSLEEILKPSPDLTIQNQLQQPRRQVISLQNLFDVDACGRQVKNVVLYGTVGTGKSTLIKKMVVDWCHGRLPRFELVIPFSCEDLSHSHASISLRRLITKKYQHLRDVVPMLGASNLKVLFILNGLERLNLDFRLAGTELCCDPNEPVPPSAIVVNLLRKYLLPEASIIVTTRPSAVRRIPGKYVGRYAEICGFSDTNLQKLYFQMRLSQPGCSGEDSVGSSSGEQENLVEMLSRNLERHNQIAAACFLPSYCWLVCTTLHFLYFTRTVPPSQTLTGIYTSFLRLNFSGEVLDSTDPTNISMMKYVAKMVGKLAYEGVMSRKTCFSEDDLQQCFEVEMKTESELNLLEVFRSDVFRFFLTPCVQPGKEHTFVFTIPAMQEYLAALYVVLGEKKTLAQKVGKELSEIIGKVSEDVAVVLSIISKVLPLRFLPVLFNLLKIFPRYFSRLSGKDRDAIAHTMAEELFKEEDYYNDDVLDQINSSILGVEGPMRHPDEAPDDEVFELFPIFMGGILSRRNRAILEQLGCSIKNLAAFEIAKAMKKTVIRNSRKGLPPSELMDYLFFLHEFQNERFTAEAIRSLRTVNLSSVKMTPLKCSVLASVMGTTCHEVEELNLSSCNLDTSSLRILFPVLLRCKALHLQLNSLGSDACKEIRDLLLHDKCVVSNLRLGNNPVGEQGAQYLAEALAGNHSLTYLSLLHTALGDRGAEVIAQHLAKNQHLQELNLGYNSLTDTAALHVVEVAKKHTTLDKVHLYFNDISEDGKQALHSLRMDRDGVRALVFLTAGTDVSEYWSNILNVVQKNLPFWDRERVRQHLALILQDLESSRRQTANPWRKAKFLRVENEVKKMLGKLQYGTL is encoded by the exons ATGGGCTGTCCCCTCTCTTTAAGGCAGAGGATGTCGCGGGCCATGCAGTGCCAGAGCTGCCTGCCCTTGGGCAGCTGGATGCAGCTGCGTCGATCCctgccagggagcagggggACCCGGAGTGTGTATCTGTGTGCTGCTTCAGTGCCAG gCACTTCAGGCAGTTACTTCCTCAGGAAGAGCCTTCACATAAGTGGTATCTCCCTCCCCAG GGGCTGTGTTAGCTACCAGGGAGGGTCCCAGGAGCGTTCTgtccagcccagctcctctcgCCACGGCCTGTCCCACCTGAGGAATGTGGCCTCTTCTG ATGCCATCAAGAAACACCAGAAGAGCCTGTCTGCATGGTTCAGCCACCAGCCCAATGAAGAGAGGCAGTTCGGCCCTTCCTTCTCACTGGATGCAGTTCATGTGGACCCAGTGATCCGAGAGAGCTCCCTGGAGGAGATCCTGAAGCCCTCGCCCGACCTAACCATCCAgaaccagctccagcagccccgcAGACAGGTTATCAGCCTCCAGAACCTTTTTGATGTGGATGCCTGTGGGCGGCAGGTGAAGAACGTGGTGCTTTATGGCACCGTGGGCACAGGGAAGAGCACCCTCATCAAGAAGATGGTGGTGGACTGGTGCCACGGTCGCCTACCCCGCTTTGAGCTGGTCATCCCCTTCTCCTGTGAGGATCTGTCCCATAGTCATGCCTCCATCTCCCTGCGGCGCCTCATAACCAAGAAGTACCAGCACCTCCGGGATGTGGTGCCGATGCTGGGTGCTTCCAACCTCAAGGTACTTTTCATCCTCAACGGCCTGGAGCGCCTCAACTTGGACTTCCGGCTGGCTGGCACCGAGCTGTGCTGTGACCCCAATGAGCCTGTGCCTCCCTCTGCCATCGTAGTCAACTTGCTGCGAAAATACCTCCTGCCAGAG GCCAGCATCATCGTCACCACGCGCCCATCGGCGGTGCGCCGGATCCCTGGTAAATATGTGGGCCGCTACGCTGAGATCTGTGGCTTCTCTGACACCAACCTGCAGAAACTGTACTTCCAGATGCGTCtcagccagcctggctgcagtgGAGAGGACAGTGTGGGTAGCAGCTCAGGTGAGCAGGAAAACTTGGTGGAGATGTTGTCGAGGAACTTGGAGCGCCACAACCAAATAGCCGCTGCCTGCTTCTTGCCCTCTTACTGCTGGCTGGTGTGCACCACACTGCACTTCCTCTACTTCACTAGGACAGTGCCTCCCAGCCAGACCCTGACTGGCATCTATACCAGCTTCCTGAGGCTGAACTTCAGCGGGGAGGTGCTGGACAGCACTGACCCCACCAACATCTCCATGATGAAGTATGTGGCCAAGATGGTGGGTAAGCTAGCCTATGAAGGGGTGATGTCCCGCAAGACCTGCTTCTCAGAGGATGACCTGCAGCAGTGCTTTGAGGTGGAGATGAAGACTGAAAGTGAGCTCAACCTTCTGGAGGTCTTCCGCAGCGACGTCTTCCGTTTCTTCCTCACTCCATGTGTGCAGCCAGGCAAAGAACACACCTTTGTCTTCACCATCCCTGCTATGCAAGAGTATCTGGCAGCCCTGTATGTGGTGCTGGGTGAGAAGAAGACCCTGGCACAGAAAGTGGGGAAGGAACTGTCAGAGATCATTGGGAAGGTGAGTGAAGATGTCGCTGTCGTTCTCAGTATCATCTCTAAGGTGCTGCCCTTGCGCTTCCTGCCAGTGCTCTTCAACCTGCTCAAAATATTCCCTCGCTACTTCTCCCGGCTGAGCGGTAAGGACCGGGATGCTATTGCCCACACCATGGCAGAGGAGCTATTCAAAGAGGAGGACTACTACAACGATGATGTCTTGGACCAGATCAATTCCAGCATCCTGGGTGTGGAGGGCCCCATGCGCCACCCTGACGAGGCCCCTGATGATGAGGTCTTTGAGCTCTTCCCCATCTTCATGGGTGGGATACTGTCCCGCCGTAACCGCGCCATCCTGGAGCAGCTGGGCTGCTCTATAAAGAACCTGGCAGCCTTTGAGATCGCCAAGGCCATGAAGAAGACAGTCATCAGGAACAGCCGCAAGGGGCTGCCGCCGTCCGAGCTGATGGACTACCTCTTCTTCCTGCATGAATTCCAGAATGAGCGCTTCACAGCTGAGGCCATCCGCTCTCTCCGGACAGTCAACCTCTCATCTGTCAAGATGACCCCTCTGAAGTGCTCTGTGCTGGCATCTGTTATGGGCACCACATGCCACGAGGTGGAGGAGCTGAACCTGTCCTCCTGCAACCTTGACACGAGCAGCTTGAGGATCCTCTTCCCTGTCCTGCTGCGCTGCAAAGCTCTCCA CCTGCAGCTCAACAGCCTGGGCTCTGACGCCTGCAAGGAAATCCGTGACCTGCTCCTGCATGACAAGTGTGTGGTGAGCAACCTGCG GCTGGGAAACAACCCCGTGGGTGAGCAGGGCGCACAATACCTGGCTGAGGCACTGGCAGGCAACCACTCGCTGACCTATTTGTCCCTGCTGCACACTGCACTGGGGGACCGGGGTGCCGAAGTGATTGCTCAGCACCTGGCCAAGAACCAGCACCTCCAGGAGCTCAACCTGGGCTACAACTCCCTGACTGACACAGCCGCCCTGCATGTGGTGGAGGTGGCCAAAAAGCACACAACGCTGGACAAAGTGCA TCTGTACTTCAATGACATCAGTGAGGACGGCAAGCAGGCACTTCACAGCCTGCGCATGGACCGGGATGGCGTTAGAGCGCTAGTCTTCCTTACAGCAGGCACCGACGTCTCTGAATACTGGTCCAACATCCTGAACGTGGTGCAGAAGAACCTGCCTTTCTGGGACCGTGAGCGGGTTCGGCAGCACCTTGCCCTGATCCTCCAGGATCTGGAGAGCAGCCGGAGACAGACTGCCAAcccctggaggaaagccaagtTCCTACGAGTTGAGAATGAGGTCAAGAAGATGCTGGGGAAACTGCAGTATGGGACCCTCTAA
- the NLRX1 gene encoding NLR family member X1 isoform X1: protein MQSHPMCPEETSLCRQRMSRAMQCQSCLPLGSWMQLRRSLPGSRGTRSVYLCAASVPGTSGSYFLRKSLHISGISLPRGCVSYQGGSQERSVQPSSSRHGLSHLRNVASSDAIKKHQKSLSAWFSHQPNEERQFGPSFSLDAVHVDPVIRESSLEEILKPSPDLTIQNQLQQPRRQVISLQNLFDVDACGRQVKNVVLYGTVGTGKSTLIKKMVVDWCHGRLPRFELVIPFSCEDLSHSHASISLRRLITKKYQHLRDVVPMLGASNLKVLFILNGLERLNLDFRLAGTELCCDPNEPVPPSAIVVNLLRKYLLPEASIIVTTRPSAVRRIPGKYVGRYAEICGFSDTNLQKLYFQMRLSQPGCSGEDSVGSSSGEQENLVEMLSRNLERHNQIAAACFLPSYCWLVCTTLHFLYFTRTVPPSQTLTGIYTSFLRLNFSGEVLDSTDPTNISMMKYVAKMVGKLAYEGVMSRKTCFSEDDLQQCFEVEMKTESELNLLEVFRSDVFRFFLTPCVQPGKEHTFVFTIPAMQEYLAALYVVLGEKKTLAQKVGKELSEIIGKVSEDVAVVLSIISKVLPLRFLPVLFNLLKIFPRYFSRLSGKDRDAIAHTMAEELFKEEDYYNDDVLDQINSSILGVEGPMRHPDEAPDDEVFELFPIFMGGILSRRNRAILEQLGCSIKNLAAFEIAKAMKKTVIRNSRKGLPPSELMDYLFFLHEFQNERFTAEAIRSLRTVNLSSVKMTPLKCSVLASVMGTTCHEVEELNLSSCNLDTSSLRILFPVLLRCKALHLQLNSLGSDACKEIRDLLLHDKCVVSNLRLGNNPVGEQGAQYLAEALAGNHSLTYLSLLHTALGDRGAEVIAQHLAKNQHLQELNLGYNSLTDTAALHVVEVAKKHTTLDKVHLYFNDISEDGKQALHSLRMDRDGVRALVFLTAGTDVSEYWSNILNVVQKNLPFWDRERVRQHLALILQDLESSRRQTANPWRKAKFLRVENEVKKMLGKLQYGTL, encoded by the exons ATGCAGAGCCACCCGATGTGTCCGGAGGAAACCTCTCTTTGCAG GCAGAGGATGTCGCGGGCCATGCAGTGCCAGAGCTGCCTGCCCTTGGGCAGCTGGATGCAGCTGCGTCGATCCctgccagggagcagggggACCCGGAGTGTGTATCTGTGTGCTGCTTCAGTGCCAG gCACTTCAGGCAGTTACTTCCTCAGGAAGAGCCTTCACATAAGTGGTATCTCCCTCCCCAG GGGCTGTGTTAGCTACCAGGGAGGGTCCCAGGAGCGTTCTgtccagcccagctcctctcgCCACGGCCTGTCCCACCTGAGGAATGTGGCCTCTTCTG ATGCCATCAAGAAACACCAGAAGAGCCTGTCTGCATGGTTCAGCCACCAGCCCAATGAAGAGAGGCAGTTCGGCCCTTCCTTCTCACTGGATGCAGTTCATGTGGACCCAGTGATCCGAGAGAGCTCCCTGGAGGAGATCCTGAAGCCCTCGCCCGACCTAACCATCCAgaaccagctccagcagccccgcAGACAGGTTATCAGCCTCCAGAACCTTTTTGATGTGGATGCCTGTGGGCGGCAGGTGAAGAACGTGGTGCTTTATGGCACCGTGGGCACAGGGAAGAGCACCCTCATCAAGAAGATGGTGGTGGACTGGTGCCACGGTCGCCTACCCCGCTTTGAGCTGGTCATCCCCTTCTCCTGTGAGGATCTGTCCCATAGTCATGCCTCCATCTCCCTGCGGCGCCTCATAACCAAGAAGTACCAGCACCTCCGGGATGTGGTGCCGATGCTGGGTGCTTCCAACCTCAAGGTACTTTTCATCCTCAACGGCCTGGAGCGCCTCAACTTGGACTTCCGGCTGGCTGGCACCGAGCTGTGCTGTGACCCCAATGAGCCTGTGCCTCCCTCTGCCATCGTAGTCAACTTGCTGCGAAAATACCTCCTGCCAGAG GCCAGCATCATCGTCACCACGCGCCCATCGGCGGTGCGCCGGATCCCTGGTAAATATGTGGGCCGCTACGCTGAGATCTGTGGCTTCTCTGACACCAACCTGCAGAAACTGTACTTCCAGATGCGTCtcagccagcctggctgcagtgGAGAGGACAGTGTGGGTAGCAGCTCAGGTGAGCAGGAAAACTTGGTGGAGATGTTGTCGAGGAACTTGGAGCGCCACAACCAAATAGCCGCTGCCTGCTTCTTGCCCTCTTACTGCTGGCTGGTGTGCACCACACTGCACTTCCTCTACTTCACTAGGACAGTGCCTCCCAGCCAGACCCTGACTGGCATCTATACCAGCTTCCTGAGGCTGAACTTCAGCGGGGAGGTGCTGGACAGCACTGACCCCACCAACATCTCCATGATGAAGTATGTGGCCAAGATGGTGGGTAAGCTAGCCTATGAAGGGGTGATGTCCCGCAAGACCTGCTTCTCAGAGGATGACCTGCAGCAGTGCTTTGAGGTGGAGATGAAGACTGAAAGTGAGCTCAACCTTCTGGAGGTCTTCCGCAGCGACGTCTTCCGTTTCTTCCTCACTCCATGTGTGCAGCCAGGCAAAGAACACACCTTTGTCTTCACCATCCCTGCTATGCAAGAGTATCTGGCAGCCCTGTATGTGGTGCTGGGTGAGAAGAAGACCCTGGCACAGAAAGTGGGGAAGGAACTGTCAGAGATCATTGGGAAGGTGAGTGAAGATGTCGCTGTCGTTCTCAGTATCATCTCTAAGGTGCTGCCCTTGCGCTTCCTGCCAGTGCTCTTCAACCTGCTCAAAATATTCCCTCGCTACTTCTCCCGGCTGAGCGGTAAGGACCGGGATGCTATTGCCCACACCATGGCAGAGGAGCTATTCAAAGAGGAGGACTACTACAACGATGATGTCTTGGACCAGATCAATTCCAGCATCCTGGGTGTGGAGGGCCCCATGCGCCACCCTGACGAGGCCCCTGATGATGAGGTCTTTGAGCTCTTCCCCATCTTCATGGGTGGGATACTGTCCCGCCGTAACCGCGCCATCCTGGAGCAGCTGGGCTGCTCTATAAAGAACCTGGCAGCCTTTGAGATCGCCAAGGCCATGAAGAAGACAGTCATCAGGAACAGCCGCAAGGGGCTGCCGCCGTCCGAGCTGATGGACTACCTCTTCTTCCTGCATGAATTCCAGAATGAGCGCTTCACAGCTGAGGCCATCCGCTCTCTCCGGACAGTCAACCTCTCATCTGTCAAGATGACCCCTCTGAAGTGCTCTGTGCTGGCATCTGTTATGGGCACCACATGCCACGAGGTGGAGGAGCTGAACCTGTCCTCCTGCAACCTTGACACGAGCAGCTTGAGGATCCTCTTCCCTGTCCTGCTGCGCTGCAAAGCTCTCCA CCTGCAGCTCAACAGCCTGGGCTCTGACGCCTGCAAGGAAATCCGTGACCTGCTCCTGCATGACAAGTGTGTGGTGAGCAACCTGCG GCTGGGAAACAACCCCGTGGGTGAGCAGGGCGCACAATACCTGGCTGAGGCACTGGCAGGCAACCACTCGCTGACCTATTTGTCCCTGCTGCACACTGCACTGGGGGACCGGGGTGCCGAAGTGATTGCTCAGCACCTGGCCAAGAACCAGCACCTCCAGGAGCTCAACCTGGGCTACAACTCCCTGACTGACACAGCCGCCCTGCATGTGGTGGAGGTGGCCAAAAAGCACACAACGCTGGACAAAGTGCA TCTGTACTTCAATGACATCAGTGAGGACGGCAAGCAGGCACTTCACAGCCTGCGCATGGACCGGGATGGCGTTAGAGCGCTAGTCTTCCTTACAGCAGGCACCGACGTCTCTGAATACTGGTCCAACATCCTGAACGTGGTGCAGAAGAACCTGCCTTTCTGGGACCGTGAGCGGGTTCGGCAGCACCTTGCCCTGATCCTCCAGGATCTGGAGAGCAGCCGGAGACAGACTGCCAAcccctggaggaaagccaagtTCCTACGAGTTGAGAATGAGGTCAAGAAGATGCTGGGGAAACTGCAGTATGGGACCCTCTAA
- the NLRX1 gene encoding NLR family member X1 isoform X3 encodes MSRAMQCQSCLPLGSWMQLRRSLPGSRGTRSVYLCAASVPGTSGSYFLRKSLHISGISLPRGCVSYQGGSQERSVQPSSSRHGLSHLRNVASSDAIKKHQKSLSAWFSHQPNEERQFGPSFSLDAVHVDPVIRESSLEEILKPSPDLTIQNQLQQPRRQVISLQNLFDVDACGRQVKNVVLYGTVGTGKSTLIKKMVVDWCHGRLPRFELVIPFSCEDLSHSHASISLRRLITKKYQHLRDVVPMLGASNLKVLFILNGLERLNLDFRLAGTELCCDPNEPVPPSAIVVNLLRKYLLPEASIIVTTRPSAVRRIPGKYVGRYAEICGFSDTNLQKLYFQMRLSQPGCSGEDSVGSSSGEQENLVEMLSRNLERHNQIAAACFLPSYCWLVCTTLHFLYFTRTVPPSQTLTGIYTSFLRLNFSGEVLDSTDPTNISMMKYVAKMVGKLAYEGVMSRKTCFSEDDLQQCFEVEMKTESELNLLEVFRSDVFRFFLTPCVQPGKEHTFVFTIPAMQEYLAALYVVLGEKKTLAQKVGKELSEIIGKVSEDVAVVLSIISKVLPLRFLPVLFNLLKIFPRYFSRLSGKDRDAIAHTMAEELFKEEDYYNDDVLDQINSSILGVEGPMRHPDEAPDDEVFELFPIFMGGILSRRNRAILEQLGCSIKNLAAFEIAKAMKKTVIRNSRKGLPPSELMDYLFFLHEFQNERFTAEAIRSLRTVNLSSVKMTPLKCSVLASVMGTTCHEVEELNLSSCNLDTSSLRILFPVLLRCKALHLQLNSLGSDACKEIRDLLLHDKCVVSNLRLGNNPVGEQGAQYLAEALAGNHSLTYLSLLHTALGDRGAEVIAQHLAKNQHLQELNLGYNSLTDTAALHVVEVAKKHTTLDKVHLYFNDISEDGKQALHSLRMDRDGVRALVFLTAGTDVSEYWSNILNVVQKNLPFWDRERVRQHLALILQDLESSRRQTANPWRKAKFLRVENEVKKMLGKLQYGTL; translated from the exons ATGTCGCGGGCCATGCAGTGCCAGAGCTGCCTGCCCTTGGGCAGCTGGATGCAGCTGCGTCGATCCctgccagggagcagggggACCCGGAGTGTGTATCTGTGTGCTGCTTCAGTGCCAG gCACTTCAGGCAGTTACTTCCTCAGGAAGAGCCTTCACATAAGTGGTATCTCCCTCCCCAG GGGCTGTGTTAGCTACCAGGGAGGGTCCCAGGAGCGTTCTgtccagcccagctcctctcgCCACGGCCTGTCCCACCTGAGGAATGTGGCCTCTTCTG ATGCCATCAAGAAACACCAGAAGAGCCTGTCTGCATGGTTCAGCCACCAGCCCAATGAAGAGAGGCAGTTCGGCCCTTCCTTCTCACTGGATGCAGTTCATGTGGACCCAGTGATCCGAGAGAGCTCCCTGGAGGAGATCCTGAAGCCCTCGCCCGACCTAACCATCCAgaaccagctccagcagccccgcAGACAGGTTATCAGCCTCCAGAACCTTTTTGATGTGGATGCCTGTGGGCGGCAGGTGAAGAACGTGGTGCTTTATGGCACCGTGGGCACAGGGAAGAGCACCCTCATCAAGAAGATGGTGGTGGACTGGTGCCACGGTCGCCTACCCCGCTTTGAGCTGGTCATCCCCTTCTCCTGTGAGGATCTGTCCCATAGTCATGCCTCCATCTCCCTGCGGCGCCTCATAACCAAGAAGTACCAGCACCTCCGGGATGTGGTGCCGATGCTGGGTGCTTCCAACCTCAAGGTACTTTTCATCCTCAACGGCCTGGAGCGCCTCAACTTGGACTTCCGGCTGGCTGGCACCGAGCTGTGCTGTGACCCCAATGAGCCTGTGCCTCCCTCTGCCATCGTAGTCAACTTGCTGCGAAAATACCTCCTGCCAGAG GCCAGCATCATCGTCACCACGCGCCCATCGGCGGTGCGCCGGATCCCTGGTAAATATGTGGGCCGCTACGCTGAGATCTGTGGCTTCTCTGACACCAACCTGCAGAAACTGTACTTCCAGATGCGTCtcagccagcctggctgcagtgGAGAGGACAGTGTGGGTAGCAGCTCAGGTGAGCAGGAAAACTTGGTGGAGATGTTGTCGAGGAACTTGGAGCGCCACAACCAAATAGCCGCTGCCTGCTTCTTGCCCTCTTACTGCTGGCTGGTGTGCACCACACTGCACTTCCTCTACTTCACTAGGACAGTGCCTCCCAGCCAGACCCTGACTGGCATCTATACCAGCTTCCTGAGGCTGAACTTCAGCGGGGAGGTGCTGGACAGCACTGACCCCACCAACATCTCCATGATGAAGTATGTGGCCAAGATGGTGGGTAAGCTAGCCTATGAAGGGGTGATGTCCCGCAAGACCTGCTTCTCAGAGGATGACCTGCAGCAGTGCTTTGAGGTGGAGATGAAGACTGAAAGTGAGCTCAACCTTCTGGAGGTCTTCCGCAGCGACGTCTTCCGTTTCTTCCTCACTCCATGTGTGCAGCCAGGCAAAGAACACACCTTTGTCTTCACCATCCCTGCTATGCAAGAGTATCTGGCAGCCCTGTATGTGGTGCTGGGTGAGAAGAAGACCCTGGCACAGAAAGTGGGGAAGGAACTGTCAGAGATCATTGGGAAGGTGAGTGAAGATGTCGCTGTCGTTCTCAGTATCATCTCTAAGGTGCTGCCCTTGCGCTTCCTGCCAGTGCTCTTCAACCTGCTCAAAATATTCCCTCGCTACTTCTCCCGGCTGAGCGGTAAGGACCGGGATGCTATTGCCCACACCATGGCAGAGGAGCTATTCAAAGAGGAGGACTACTACAACGATGATGTCTTGGACCAGATCAATTCCAGCATCCTGGGTGTGGAGGGCCCCATGCGCCACCCTGACGAGGCCCCTGATGATGAGGTCTTTGAGCTCTTCCCCATCTTCATGGGTGGGATACTGTCCCGCCGTAACCGCGCCATCCTGGAGCAGCTGGGCTGCTCTATAAAGAACCTGGCAGCCTTTGAGATCGCCAAGGCCATGAAGAAGACAGTCATCAGGAACAGCCGCAAGGGGCTGCCGCCGTCCGAGCTGATGGACTACCTCTTCTTCCTGCATGAATTCCAGAATGAGCGCTTCACAGCTGAGGCCATCCGCTCTCTCCGGACAGTCAACCTCTCATCTGTCAAGATGACCCCTCTGAAGTGCTCTGTGCTGGCATCTGTTATGGGCACCACATGCCACGAGGTGGAGGAGCTGAACCTGTCCTCCTGCAACCTTGACACGAGCAGCTTGAGGATCCTCTTCCCTGTCCTGCTGCGCTGCAAAGCTCTCCA CCTGCAGCTCAACAGCCTGGGCTCTGACGCCTGCAAGGAAATCCGTGACCTGCTCCTGCATGACAAGTGTGTGGTGAGCAACCTGCG GCTGGGAAACAACCCCGTGGGTGAGCAGGGCGCACAATACCTGGCTGAGGCACTGGCAGGCAACCACTCGCTGACCTATTTGTCCCTGCTGCACACTGCACTGGGGGACCGGGGTGCCGAAGTGATTGCTCAGCACCTGGCCAAGAACCAGCACCTCCAGGAGCTCAACCTGGGCTACAACTCCCTGACTGACACAGCCGCCCTGCATGTGGTGGAGGTGGCCAAAAAGCACACAACGCTGGACAAAGTGCA TCTGTACTTCAATGACATCAGTGAGGACGGCAAGCAGGCACTTCACAGCCTGCGCATGGACCGGGATGGCGTTAGAGCGCTAGTCTTCCTTACAGCAGGCACCGACGTCTCTGAATACTGGTCCAACATCCTGAACGTGGTGCAGAAGAACCTGCCTTTCTGGGACCGTGAGCGGGTTCGGCAGCACCTTGCCCTGATCCTCCAGGATCTGGAGAGCAGCCGGAGACAGACTGCCAAcccctggaggaaagccaagtTCCTACGAGTTGAGAATGAGGTCAAGAAGATGCTGGGGAAACTGCAGTATGGGACCCTCTAA